From Streptomyces sp. TLI_053, a single genomic window includes:
- a CDS encoding PadR family transcriptional regulator, protein MTKEASAHDQRRSQLLRGVLDLCLLALIAERPRYGFEFAQGLAEGGLELVSDGSIYPLLARMERAGLIAAFRAPSPSGGAPRKYYRLTEAGHAELSAGRSDWRAFAGHVGRILDDTDSKGDDT, encoded by the coding sequence ATGACAAAGGAGGCGTCCGCCCACGACCAGCGGCGCAGCCAGCTCCTGCGCGGCGTGCTGGATCTGTGCCTGCTCGCGCTGATCGCGGAAAGACCGCGCTACGGCTTCGAGTTCGCGCAGGGCCTGGCCGAGGGCGGGCTGGAGCTGGTGAGCGACGGCAGCATCTATCCGCTCCTGGCTCGGATGGAGCGCGCGGGCCTCATCGCCGCGTTCCGCGCTCCGTCCCCGAGCGGGGGAGCCCCCCGCAAGTACTACCGGCTGACCGAGGCCGGCCACGCGGAACTCTCCGCCGGCCGGTCGGACTGGCGCGCCTTCGCCGGCCACGTCGGCCGGATCCTCGACGACACCGACTCCAAGGGGGACGACACATGA
- a CDS encoding helix-turn-helix transcriptional regulator, giving the protein MANRRDIEREVLGAIAELSACRPSTGELFRGLHTLLAGPLGFDGGCWHGTDPLTGFPTSTVADGLDPGRFEQAVHLEMFGDDSTNFAAIRAAGHRVQTLDRATDGRPESSIRYRELLRPCGYGDELRINFDVGGGRWASAAFMREHRRGRFGPAEVRLAERIITPVGAALRDAHLRTLRRARSEPSGQSTDPSGQSGPPTVAILDARGRLRSADAGTRELIRRLAEPIAHVCAVPTCFLTVACRAAHDTGTSEVRMCTPDGQWFALHASPLDGGRGDVAVVISPASPLHRLPVAILAHGLSPRERQVALHALRGSSTKDIAALLHLTVPTVQQHVTAILHKTGVRNRRELVAVLTADHLPTLALPPGA; this is encoded by the coding sequence GTGGCCAATCGACGCGACATCGAGCGGGAAGTCCTGGGAGCCATAGCGGAGTTGTCGGCCTGCCGACCGTCCACCGGCGAGCTGTTCCGCGGTCTCCACACCCTGCTGGCAGGCCCGCTCGGGTTCGACGGCGGCTGCTGGCACGGCACCGACCCGCTCACCGGCTTCCCCACCTCCACGGTCGCCGACGGGCTCGACCCCGGCCGGTTCGAACAGGCCGTGCACCTGGAGATGTTCGGCGACGACAGCACCAACTTCGCCGCCATCCGCGCCGCCGGGCACCGCGTGCAGACCCTCGACCGCGCCACCGACGGCCGCCCCGAGAGCAGCATCCGCTACCGGGAACTGCTCCGGCCGTGCGGCTACGGGGACGAACTGCGCATCAACTTCGACGTCGGTGGCGGCCGCTGGGCCAGTGCCGCCTTCATGCGCGAACACCGGCGCGGCCGCTTCGGTCCGGCCGAGGTGCGGCTGGCCGAACGCATCATCACGCCCGTCGGCGCCGCCCTGCGCGACGCCCACCTGAGGACGCTGCGCCGGGCACGTTCCGAGCCGTCCGGGCAGAGCACCGACCCGTCCGGGCAGAGCGGGCCGCCGACCGTCGCGATCCTGGACGCGCGGGGGCGGCTTCGCTCCGCCGACGCGGGAACCCGCGAGCTGATCCGGCGGCTGGCCGAACCCATCGCCCACGTCTGCGCCGTTCCCACCTGCTTCCTCACCGTCGCCTGCCGGGCCGCACACGACACCGGCACCTCGGAGGTGCGGATGTGCACCCCGGACGGCCAGTGGTTCGCGCTGCACGCGTCCCCGCTGGACGGCGGGCGCGGCGACGTCGCCGTCGTCATCTCGCCGGCCTCGCCCCTGCACCGCCTGCCGGTCGCGATCCTCGCGCACGGCCTGTCCCCGCGCGAACGCCAGGTCGCCCTGCACGCGCTGCGCGGCAGCAGCACCAAGGACATCGCCGCGCTGCTCCATCTGACGGTGCCCACGGTCCAGCAGCACGTCACGGCGATCCTCCACAAGACGGGCGTGCGCAACCGCCGGGAGCTCGTCGCCGTCCTGACCGCCGACCACCTGCCGACGCTCGCCCTGCCCCCAGGGGCGTAG
- a CDS encoding alpha/beta fold hydrolase, with translation MKQLLFPNNIQFWYETLRSMSHIAYGGADFGEVVSTGERIVEGDYASWYTEWTATADRVSGQAEKALAAGHRVSARDGFLRASNYYRSAEFFLHGHPCDPRHDHAYDRSVECFRAAAALFTPIIEPVEIPYEGTTLPGYLYRVDDSGTPRPTLIMHNGFDGTAEELHFFGAMAGVERGYTVLVFDGPGMPGPRHHQGMVFRPDWENVITPVVDFAETLPDVDNSRIALVGISMGGILAPRAAAFEHRLAALVAVDGLYDLGQTSVRNIPGTREEAERLLRAQSAAELDAAFEQIMGKDPIARWAINHGMYVMGVDTPRAFNASYLDYTLAGGIAERIQCPTLVCDAEEDMFFKGQPEQLYDHLTCPRTLMVFTTEEGAGAHCHPGAMRLTQARIYDWLDDTLKVSA, from the coding sequence ATGAAGCAGCTGCTGTTCCCGAACAACATCCAGTTCTGGTACGAGACCCTGCGCTCGATGAGCCACATCGCCTACGGCGGCGCCGACTTCGGGGAGGTCGTCTCGACCGGCGAGCGCATCGTCGAGGGCGACTACGCCAGCTGGTACACCGAGTGGACGGCCACCGCCGACCGGGTGTCCGGCCAGGCCGAGAAGGCACTGGCCGCCGGTCACCGGGTGAGTGCCCGGGACGGGTTCCTGCGGGCCTCGAACTACTACCGGTCGGCCGAGTTCTTCCTGCACGGCCACCCCTGCGACCCGCGCCACGACCACGCCTACGACCGCAGTGTGGAGTGCTTCCGGGCGGCGGCCGCGCTGTTCACCCCGATCATCGAGCCGGTCGAGATCCCCTACGAGGGCACCACCCTCCCCGGCTACCTGTACCGCGTCGACGACTCCGGGACGCCGCGCCCGACGCTGATCATGCACAACGGCTTCGACGGCACCGCGGAGGAACTGCACTTCTTCGGGGCGATGGCCGGAGTCGAACGCGGCTACACCGTGCTGGTCTTCGACGGCCCCGGCATGCCCGGGCCGCGCCACCACCAGGGCATGGTCTTCCGCCCCGACTGGGAGAACGTCATCACCCCGGTGGTGGACTTCGCCGAGACCCTCCCGGACGTCGACAACAGCCGGATCGCGTTGGTCGGGATCAGCATGGGCGGCATCCTCGCCCCCAGGGCCGCCGCGTTCGAGCACCGGCTGGCCGCGCTGGTCGCCGTCGACGGCCTCTACGACCTCGGCCAGACCTCGGTGCGCAACATCCCCGGCACCCGCGAGGAGGCCGAGCGGCTCCTGCGCGCGCAGTCCGCCGCCGAGCTCGACGCCGCCTTCGAACAGATCATGGGCAAGGATCCGATCGCCCGCTGGGCGATCAACCACGGCATGTACGTCATGGGCGTCGACACCCCGCGGGCGTTCAACGCCTCGTACCTCGACTACACCCTCGCCGGCGGCATCGCCGAGCGGATCCAGTGCCCGACACTGGTCTGCGACGCCGAGGAGGACATGTTCTTCAAGGGGCAGCCCGAGCAGCTCTACGACCACCTCACCTGCCCCAGGACCCTCATGGTCTTCACCACCGAGGAGGGCGCCGGCGCCCACTGCCACCCCGGCGCCATGCGCCTGACCCAGGCCCGGATCTACGACTGGCTCGACGACACCCTCAAGGTGAGCGCCTGA
- a CDS encoding DUF11 domain-containing protein, with amino-acid sequence MVQNSRPSPRRPLVVATVGLVLAVSGPTPVLAQGVPGPAHPVSAAEPRAVRADCPPVPLWANTGGATRTLIEYDSTGAVLFTAPLARDYGDIAFSPDGSKLYGASFPDEPSLYTIDPATGAETATVAVTGPLATVTAVNGLTAAANGMLIVGAFTTGQIFLLDPATGVSTLAPYAFPAGVVSAGDFLTLADGDILAFGNPAGAVFGDPSPVFRIHPDNTVTQIGTAPQTFGAAQSGGSVYAFASDGTINRLNSVPTAASTDPLPVTAVVATGAGFYGATAPQDSGTCATPTYTVAKGASPSGPVDEGGTITYTVNVTNTGTVPANADFTDDLGAVLDDATLVPGSVTATTGSASVTGSTLTYTGVLSPGGTATVTYRVTVNTPDTGDRALTNSATPTGQGGTCATAGGCTTTVPVNAPTRGVTVVKSAGEPAFTGPGQVLHYSYVVTNTGSQPLTNVAVTDQGPGTPTVTCPVTVLAAGASTTCTATYTTTDADVADRKVVNTATATGTAPGGGTVTGPSNPVTVPYAGLKVEKRAQETAFSAAGQTIHYTFTVTNTGAAPVTNLHVDDIGPGTPQVTCPVAVLAAGASTTCTAEYTTTTDDLRAGRITDRATVTGSGPGGTPVTATSNTVTVPSCRPCEDHDHGHGHDDCDDDHPGGGHGHHPGHPGYGDAAWTPGDGGDQASVQPAEHTNGRVSADGLPATLAATGADTTPAAALAGASCSPWGSAPC; translated from the coding sequence ATGGTCCAGAACAGCCGTCCGTCCCCGCGGCGCCCGCTCGTCGTCGCCACCGTCGGCCTCGTGCTGGCGGTCAGCGGTCCGACGCCCGTCCTCGCCCAGGGTGTCCCCGGCCCGGCTCACCCGGTGTCGGCCGCGGAGCCCCGGGCGGTGCGGGCGGACTGCCCGCCCGTGCCGTTGTGGGCGAACACCGGGGGAGCGACCAGGACCCTCATCGAGTACGACTCCACCGGCGCCGTCCTCTTCACCGCGCCGCTCGCCCGCGACTACGGCGACATCGCGTTCAGCCCCGACGGCTCCAAGCTCTACGGCGCCAGCTTCCCCGACGAACCGTCGCTCTACACGATCGACCCGGCGACCGGTGCCGAGACCGCGACCGTGGCGGTGACCGGCCCGCTCGCGACCGTGACGGCCGTCAACGGGCTGACCGCCGCGGCGAACGGCATGCTGATCGTCGGGGCGTTCACCACCGGCCAGATCTTCCTGCTCGACCCGGCCACCGGTGTCAGCACCCTGGCCCCCTACGCGTTCCCCGCAGGGGTCGTCTCGGCGGGCGACTTCCTCACCCTCGCCGACGGCGACATCCTCGCCTTCGGCAACCCGGCCGGCGCCGTGTTCGGTGACCCCTCGCCGGTGTTCCGGATCCACCCGGACAACACCGTCACCCAGATCGGCACCGCCCCGCAGACCTTCGGCGCCGCGCAGTCGGGCGGCAGCGTCTACGCGTTCGCCTCCGACGGGACGATCAACCGGCTCAACAGCGTCCCGACCGCCGCCTCGACGGACCCGCTGCCGGTGACGGCCGTCGTCGCCACCGGTGCCGGCTTCTACGGAGCCACCGCCCCCCAGGACTCCGGTACCTGCGCCACACCCACGTACACCGTCGCCAAGGGTGCCTCCCCCTCGGGCCCGGTCGACGAGGGCGGCACGATCACGTACACGGTGAACGTCACCAACACCGGCACCGTCCCCGCGAACGCCGACTTCACCGACGACCTGGGCGCCGTCCTGGACGACGCCACCCTGGTGCCCGGCTCCGTCACCGCGACCACCGGCAGCGCCTCCGTGACCGGCAGCACCCTCACCTACACCGGCGTCCTCAGCCCCGGCGGCACCGCGACCGTCACCTACCGGGTCACGGTGAACACCCCGGACACCGGCGACCGGGCGCTGACGAACAGCGCGACCCCCACCGGCCAGGGCGGCACCTGCGCCACCGCGGGCGGCTGCACCACCACCGTCCCGGTCAACGCCCCGACCCGCGGCGTCACCGTCGTGAAGTCCGCCGGCGAGCCGGCCTTCACCGGGCCCGGGCAGGTCCTGCACTACAGCTACGTGGTGACGAACACCGGCTCCCAGCCGCTGACGAACGTCGCCGTCACCGACCAGGGGCCCGGCACACCGACCGTGACCTGTCCCGTCACGGTCCTCGCCGCGGGCGCCTCGACCACCTGCACCGCCACCTACACCACCACCGACGCCGACGTGGCCGACCGGAAGGTCGTCAACACCGCGACCGCCACCGGCACCGCGCCGGGTGGTGGCACGGTGACCGGCCCGAGCAACCCGGTCACCGTGCCCTACGCCGGTCTGAAGGTCGAGAAGCGGGCGCAGGAAACCGCGTTCTCCGCCGCCGGACAGACGATCCACTACACCTTCACGGTCACCAACACCGGCGCCGCGCCCGTCACGAACCTGCACGTCGACGACATCGGCCCCGGCACACCGCAGGTGACGTGTCCCGTAGCGGTCCTCGCTGCGGGCGCCTCCACCACCTGCACCGCCGAGTACACCACCACGACCGACGACCTCAGGGCGGGCCGGATCACCGACCGGGCGACCGTCACCGGCAGCGGCCCCGGTGGCACCCCCGTGACCGCCACCAGCAACACCGTGACCGTCCCCTCGTGCCGGCCCTGCGAGGACCACGACCACGGCCACGGTCACGACGACTGCGACGACGACCACCCGGGCGGCGGCCACGGACACCACCCCGGACACCCCGGGTACGGCGACGCCGCGTGGACGCCCGGTGACGGCGGCGACCAGGCCTCCGTCCAGCCGGCCGAGCACACGAACGGTCGCGTGAGCGCCGACGGCCTGCCCGCCACCCTCGCTGCCACGGGCGCCGACACCACCCCCGCCGCCGCCCTCGCGGGGGCCTCCTGTTCCCCCTGGGGTTCGGCACCCTGCTGA
- a CDS encoding TetR/AcrR family transcriptional regulator: MTTKQPTARLRRSPEQVRAAVHQAVVDLLCDPEGEDLNIPAIAQRAGVNHTSVYRRWGSLDTLLADVVTTRLERDSPLGDTGSLRGDLLAWAETSAASIRTPEGRALVRAVILSMPSHPQDQDERAQHFRRRMDSIEQIRRRATARGENPPPLEQILDQLVAPFYLRAIFGIDPPASGYPELLVNRLLSSAGNDPAAD, translated from the coding sequence GTGACTACGAAACAACCGACCGCACGCCTCCGCCGGAGCCCCGAACAGGTCCGCGCCGCCGTCCACCAGGCGGTCGTCGACCTGCTCTGCGACCCGGAGGGCGAAGACCTCAACATCCCCGCGATCGCACAACGCGCCGGCGTCAACCACACCAGCGTCTACCGGCGCTGGGGCAGCCTGGACACCCTCCTGGCGGACGTGGTCACCACCCGCCTCGAACGCGACTCGCCCCTCGGCGACACCGGCAGCCTGCGCGGCGACCTCCTCGCCTGGGCCGAGACCAGCGCCGCGAGCATCCGCACGCCCGAAGGTCGCGCCCTCGTGCGCGCCGTCATCCTGTCCATGCCGAGCCACCCCCAGGACCAGGACGAGCGGGCGCAGCACTTCCGACGACGGATGGACTCCATCGAACAGATCCGCCGGCGGGCCACGGCCCGGGGCGAGAACCCGCCACCCCTGGAACAGATCCTCGACCAGCTCGTCGCGCCGTTCTACCTGCGGGCGATCTTCGGCATCGACCCGCCGGCCAGCGGCTACCCCGAACTGCTCGTCAACAGACTGCTCAGCAGTGCGGGCAACGACCCCGCCGCCGACTGA
- a CDS encoding DUF5995 family protein — MGTEPAPAPIGQLPDSVDGAIQRMKQLDAELDARDGVAAFNRMYLRVTELVGAKLTDGFFQDSAFIERMDVIFAGLFLRNVDAAKAGRPVNPAWQPLVDARHRGDAIWPIQFAFAGMTAHIGHDLALAVILTCEERHTKPNTPPVHADYQKVNQLLSQVEAEVRASFEPELPKLATADAEALKHLLASFSMEAARDAAWIAVQGLWAQKKDPIAIPGFGPSCQALAASVGLTALALLAPVVPPVD; from the coding sequence ATGGGCACCGAACCCGCCCCCGCTCCGATCGGCCAACTCCCCGACAGCGTCGACGGTGCGATCCAGCGGATGAAGCAACTGGACGCGGAACTGGACGCCCGGGACGGCGTCGCCGCCTTCAACCGCATGTACCTCAGAGTCACCGAACTGGTGGGCGCCAAGCTCACCGACGGATTCTTCCAGGATTCCGCGTTCATCGAGCGGATGGACGTGATCTTCGCGGGCCTGTTCCTCCGCAACGTCGACGCGGCCAAGGCCGGGCGTCCGGTGAACCCCGCCTGGCAGCCCCTCGTCGACGCGCGGCACCGGGGCGACGCGATCTGGCCCATCCAGTTCGCCTTCGCCGGCATGACCGCACACATCGGCCACGACCTGGCCCTCGCCGTGATCCTCACCTGCGAGGAACGGCACACCAAGCCCAACACCCCGCCCGTGCACGCCGACTACCAGAAGGTCAACCAGCTGCTCTCACAGGTGGAGGCGGAGGTTCGGGCCTCCTTCGAGCCCGAGCTGCCCAAGCTCGCCACCGCGGACGCCGAGGCACTGAAGCACCTGCTCGCGAGCTTCAGCATGGAGGCCGCGCGGGACGCGGCCTGGATCGCCGTGCAGGGACTCTGGGCGCAGAAGAAGGACCCGATCGCGATCCCCGGTTTCGGACCCTCGTGCCAGGCCCTGGCCGCCTCCGTGGGACTCACCGCACTGGCGCTGCTGGCCCCCGTGGTGCCGCCGGTCGACTGA
- a CDS encoding leucyl aminopeptidase, producing the protein MSVTWSLRPEPGPGTEAVVRPVWAGEPPPGLSTAFLAGTGFGGEVGQVLQLPGTPVTVLLGVGPRAARTDGDATRDAIRAAAAELARAVRAYRRLAVHPPGPDLRPLVEGYLLGGYRFTRYLSDASPSPDQLVELLVAETPDTARGLSEGRRLGEAVLLARDLVNEPGEALTPSAFADRSVAVAAATGLECEVWDGRRIADERLGGLLGVSRGSLVPPRLVKLSYRPEHRSDETERIALVGKGVTFDAGGLSLKPNAHLTGMKADMAGAAAVLGAMSVLGALDCRVAVDAWLPLTENMPNADPIRIGDVLVMRNGTTVEICHADAEGRLIMADALVLAGETGPHAIIDIATLTDAAAVALGRRVAALMGTDDALLDRLRAAGTRAGEPLWPLPLPDAYRPQLRSRVADMVNYTLGTRHGTALLAGHFLREFVPPGIPWAHLDIQGTALSDGTDAERVPGATGFGVRALAEFLTGPRRPPA; encoded by the coding sequence GTGAGCGTCACCTGGTCGCTGCGCCCGGAGCCCGGCCCCGGGACCGAGGCGGTCGTACGGCCGGTGTGGGCCGGTGAGCCGCCCCCCGGACTGTCCACCGCCTTCCTCGCCGGTACCGGATTCGGCGGCGAGGTGGGCCAGGTGCTGCAGTTGCCCGGCACCCCCGTGACCGTGCTGCTGGGTGTCGGACCGCGGGCCGCCCGGACGGACGGGGACGCGACCCGGGACGCGATCCGGGCCGCCGCGGCCGAACTGGCCCGGGCCGTCCGCGCCTACCGGCGACTGGCCGTCCACCCGCCGGGCCCGGACCTGCGGCCACTGGTCGAGGGCTACCTGCTCGGCGGATACCGCTTCACCCGGTACCTCAGCGACGCGAGCCCCTCCCCCGACCAGCTCGTCGAACTCCTCGTCGCCGAGACACCGGACACCGCCCGCGGTCTGTCCGAGGGCCGTCGGCTGGGCGAGGCCGTGCTGCTGGCACGGGACCTGGTCAACGAACCGGGCGAGGCCCTCACGCCGTCGGCGTTCGCCGACCGCTCGGTCGCGGTCGCCGCGGCGACCGGGCTGGAGTGCGAGGTCTGGGACGGTCGGCGGATCGCCGACGAGCGGCTCGGCGGACTGCTCGGGGTCAGCCGGGGCTCCCTGGTGCCGCCCCGGCTGGTCAAGCTCTCCTACCGGCCCGAGCACCGGAGCGACGAGACCGAACGGATCGCGCTGGTCGGCAAGGGCGTCACCTTCGACGCCGGCGGACTGTCCCTGAAGCCCAACGCCCACCTGACCGGGATGAAGGCCGACATGGCCGGAGCGGCCGCCGTCCTCGGCGCGATGTCCGTCCTCGGCGCACTGGACTGCCGGGTCGCGGTGGACGCCTGGCTGCCGCTCACCGAGAACATGCCCAACGCCGACCCGATCCGGATCGGCGACGTCCTGGTGATGCGCAACGGCACCACCGTGGAGATCTGCCACGCCGACGCCGAGGGACGGCTGATCATGGCCGACGCGCTCGTCCTGGCCGGCGAGACCGGACCGCACGCGATCATCGACATCGCCACCCTCACCGACGCCGCCGCGGTCGCGCTGGGCCGCCGGGTCGCCGCGCTCATGGGCACCGACGACGCCCTGCTGGACCGCCTGCGCGCCGCCGGGACCCGGGCCGGAGAGCCGCTCTGGCCACTGCCACTCCCCGACGCCTACCGGCCCCAGCTCCGTTCCCGGGTAGCGGACATGGTCAACTACACCCTCGGCACCCGGCACGGCACCGCACTGCTCGCCGGCCACTTCCTCCGCGAGTTCGTCCCGCCCGGCATCCCCTGGGCCCACCTGGACATCCAGGGCACCGCCCTCTCCGACGGGACGGACGCCGAACGGGTCCCCGGCGCCACCGGTTTCGGCGTCCGCGCACTCGCCGAGTTCCTCACCGGCCCGCGCCGTCCGCCCGCCTGA
- a CDS encoding RICIN domain-containing protein translates to MTNRPRRTTRRGTALRALGAAALASLAGLTLLAAPASATPQGLASSDWHGYVCDDGYYRIRTPFNQLVERNMSSLWGQAIQNPDSGGYHQQWKVCHYNSDNQSFIIRSRRHEGECLGIWKQNPQDGATGGEGANFNVFDCEGWIYGNQIFHFLYPNPANSNQVVLQIGHSRFFAALGEPSSSAGTAVAQFSDRMTVFTFEHLV, encoded by the coding sequence GTGACGAACCGCCCGCGCCGCACCACCCGCCGGGGCACCGCACTGCGCGCCCTCGGCGCCGCCGCCCTCGCCTCCCTGGCGGGCCTCACCCTGCTCGCCGCCCCCGCCTCGGCCACGCCCCAGGGCCTGGCCTCCAGCGACTGGCACGGCTACGTCTGCGACGACGGCTACTACCGGATCAGGACGCCGTTCAACCAGCTCGTGGAGCGCAACATGTCCAGCCTCTGGGGGCAGGCGATCCAGAACCCCGACTCCGGCGGCTACCACCAGCAGTGGAAGGTGTGCCACTACAACTCCGACAACCAGTCCTTCATCATTCGCAGCCGCCGCCACGAAGGCGAGTGCCTGGGCATCTGGAAGCAGAACCCGCAGGACGGCGCCACCGGGGGCGAGGGCGCCAACTTCAACGTGTTCGACTGCGAGGGATGGATCTACGGCAACCAGATCTTCCACTTCCTCTACCCCAACCCCGCCAACAGCAACCAGGTGGTCCTCCAGATCGGCCACAGCCGTTTCTTCGCGGCCCTCGGCGAGCCGAGCAGCAGCGCCGGCACGGCCGTGGCCCAGTTCTCCGACCGGATGACCGTGTTCACCTTCGAGCACCTCGTCTGA
- a CDS encoding M12 family metallopeptidase — translation MAIRRSSARLAVSVLLLAAAAGPLGPAARADDSDPNAPEGTVVLESLTYQAPDLVTAEISYSCEPDTAHSLFVGFEQELDFEEEAAGSAEIEDITCDDTTYTVTVDVPAVEGGADFEEPLAGQVVIALTGDDLPVVEDAFDVDPSERPRSLGRKDKKFRWKKATVPYVVNSKLGKDQKADVKAAIDHWQQNTPVKFVVRTAANARSYPDYVEFQPSKDGGCNSEVGRVGGRQTVNIVDDASCDAVELVHEIGHAVGLYHEQERPDRDTYVKVSFENIEPADKHNFQIQKGESTFGTAYDYASIMHYGPKSYSKNGKDTITPKQKLPAGVVLGEATELSAGDIAAVKAMYK, via the coding sequence ATGGCCATCCGCCGCTCCTCCGCCCGCCTCGCCGTCTCCGTCCTGCTGCTCGCGGCCGCCGCCGGGCCGCTCGGCCCCGCGGCCCGCGCCGACGACAGCGATCCGAACGCCCCCGAAGGCACGGTCGTACTGGAGAGCCTGACCTACCAGGCGCCCGACCTCGTCACCGCCGAGATCTCCTACAGCTGCGAACCCGACACCGCGCACTCGCTGTTCGTCGGCTTCGAGCAGGAGCTGGACTTCGAGGAGGAGGCCGCCGGAAGCGCGGAGATCGAGGACATCACCTGCGACGACACCACCTACACCGTCACGGTCGACGTCCCCGCCGTCGAGGGCGGCGCGGACTTCGAGGAGCCCCTCGCCGGACAGGTCGTCATCGCCCTGACCGGGGACGATCTGCCGGTCGTCGAGGACGCGTTCGACGTCGACCCGTCCGAGCGCCCGCGCTCCCTGGGCCGGAAGGACAAGAAGTTCCGCTGGAAGAAGGCGACCGTCCCGTATGTCGTCAACTCCAAGCTCGGCAAGGACCAGAAGGCCGACGTCAAGGCCGCCATCGACCACTGGCAGCAGAACACCCCCGTCAAGTTCGTCGTCCGGACCGCCGCGAACGCCAGGAGCTACCCGGACTACGTGGAGTTCCAGCCCAGCAAGGACGGCGGCTGCAATTCCGAGGTCGGCCGCGTCGGCGGACGACAGACCGTCAACATCGTCGACGACGCCTCGTGCGACGCCGTCGAGCTCGTCCACGAGATCGGACACGCGGTCGGCCTCTACCACGAGCAGGAGCGCCCCGACCGGGACACGTACGTCAAGGTCTCGTTCGAGAACATCGAGCCGGCCGACAAGCACAACTTCCAGATCCAGAAGGGCGAGAGCACCTTCGGCACGGCCTACGACTACGCCTCGATCATGCACTACGGGCCGAAGTCGTACTCCAAGAACGGCAAGGACACCATCACCCCGAAGCAGAAGCTCCCCGCCGGGGTCGTCCTGGGCGAGGCCACGGAGCTGTCCGCAGGAGACATCGCCGCCGTCAAGGCCATGTACAAGTGA
- a CDS encoding aminotransferase class V-fold PLP-dependent enzyme has protein sequence MRTAVDEVLPYGSAALGPLFGARAAARRSLARLLGCTPAEVALVPNTSTGIHLVADGLDWRPGDRIVLFDRDFPANVRPWLRLRRHGVEPVWVPMRDGGHRIEDVAAAIGPATRLVAVSHVNFATGFRNDLDRICALAAEAGALVCVDAVQSLGALPLSVADTPVDFLAAGAHKWLCGPPGTGVFYCRADRLELLRSTPTGWFGHVGAAEVTKGPGHLRYDLPERAEAARVEGGMYDLVGTAGLAAALAELEETGIAAVAERVRGLADRLRTGIAELGYDLALPPDGAGHPNDDGHPGGDGSSGGAGNSGLVCFTSRRTEGAEIVRRLSSAGIHVSVPDGLVRVSPHFWTTDEEVAEILSELAVHKP, from the coding sequence ATGCGCACCGCCGTCGACGAGGTGCTTCCGTACGGCAGCGCCGCCCTCGGGCCGCTCTTCGGCGCCCGCGCCGCCGCCCGGCGGTCGCTCGCCCGGCTGCTCGGCTGCACGCCCGCGGAGGTCGCCCTCGTCCCCAACACCTCGACCGGCATCCATCTGGTGGCCGACGGCCTGGACTGGCGCCCGGGCGACCGGATCGTGCTGTTCGACCGGGACTTCCCGGCCAACGTCCGGCCGTGGCTGCGGCTGCGCCGTCACGGCGTCGAGCCGGTCTGGGTGCCGATGCGCGACGGCGGCCACCGGATCGAGGACGTGGCGGCGGCCATCGGACCGGCCACCCGTCTCGTGGCGGTGAGCCACGTCAACTTCGCCACCGGCTTCCGCAACGACCTCGACCGGATCTGCGCGCTGGCCGCCGAGGCCGGGGCGCTGGTGTGCGTGGACGCGGTGCAGAGCCTCGGCGCGCTGCCGTTGTCGGTGGCCGACACCCCGGTGGACTTCCTGGCGGCGGGCGCCCACAAGTGGCTCTGCGGACCACCGGGCACCGGGGTGTTCTACTGCCGCGCCGACCGGCTGGAACTGCTGCGCAGCACCCCCACCGGCTGGTTCGGCCACGTGGGCGCCGCCGAGGTGACGAAGGGGCCGGGCCACCTGCGCTACGACCTGCCCGAACGCGCCGAGGCCGCCCGGGTCGAGGGCGGGATGTACGACCTGGTCGGCACGGCGGGACTCGCCGCCGCGCTGGCCGAGCTGGAGGAGACCGGCATCGCCGCGGTCGCCGAGCGGGTACGCGGCCTGGCCGACCGGCTGCGCACCGGGATCGCCGAGCTCGGCTACGACCTGGCGCTCCCCCCGGACGGCGCCGGGCACCCGAACGACGACGGGCACCCGGGCGGTGACGGGAGCTCGGGCGGTGCCGGGAACTCGGGCCTGGTGTGCTTCACCAGCCGCCGGACGGAAGGCGCCGAGATCGTCCGGAGACTGTCGTCGGCCGGAATACACGTTTCCGTTCCGGACGGCCTGGTCCGGGTCTCCCCGCATTTCTGGACCACCGACGAGGAAGTGGCGGAGATCCTCTCGGAGCTTGCCGTGCACAAGCCTTGA